A single Arcanobacterium canis DNA region contains:
- a CDS encoding glycosyltransferase — MVLDSDSLIRSLGRIHREPTIPVDLTRSSQLADGVSVIVPAYKSRAYLPALLDSLAHQSLPPERFEVIVVLNGPDDGSGELLAAEDRFNLRWYRNLIASAGAARNLGIRLANRAYSVFLDADDTFEPEYLEQALALAQPLTVVVNPIVDVTPSGSVNPQNALNRKISQINGGEVVDYPWLLSFNACKLLPTPVLQTLRFNEDLRSGEDVVFWASLLAYPHLSVARVSSANSAYRRLLTEHSVSRTNESFDFNVTQRLDVIAAVQRLQLGSGVHDAIASRVGAQASFIRNYIASHPQDMDQLEEQIVQAGVVRFPWEEIPRPDATQLVFSYCFPPFADTAGVIAAKVVSQRRQYSDVIANDMGTRRRTDHSLDLLASRWVKRASYLPTPTSFGNWDEIAQFATQACQTAESWAATTAYESMYSRALWPGSHLAAALFKRRHPELNWVAEFSDPLRTNAEGHTRPGNRAGDDVSGEIIAGSPELESENLLFGFIERVAFELADRIIVTNPHQLSYMLAHYSPEEAQRYRAKTEIRPHPAPSTALFDAARPSLNLDPSAINIGYFGSVYANRGFSEIFAALGKSDPRVHLHIFTGTFDALETEIESAGLRGRVHAHPYLPYIEFLGACREFDVLLVTDACATESMGINPFLPSKFSDYRASGTPIWAIVEEGSPLDHLGTDFTSYLRDSQSTQQALNEIIQRQVK, encoded by the coding sequence ATGGTTTTAGATTCTGATTCACTGATCCGTTCTCTGGGACGTATTCACCGGGAACCTACTATCCCAGTTGACCTCACACGCTCTTCGCAGCTTGCCGACGGGGTGTCCGTCATCGTGCCAGCATATAAGTCACGTGCATACCTACCTGCGCTTCTCGATTCTTTGGCACACCAGTCCCTTCCTCCCGAGCGTTTCGAGGTCATCGTGGTGCTGAACGGCCCCGACGATGGAAGCGGCGAATTGCTGGCTGCGGAAGATCGATTCAACCTGCGGTGGTATCGCAACTTGATCGCTAGTGCGGGCGCCGCACGGAACCTCGGCATTCGACTCGCCAATCGCGCCTATAGTGTCTTTCTCGATGCCGACGATACTTTCGAACCTGAATACCTCGAGCAAGCTCTGGCACTTGCCCAACCACTAACTGTTGTGGTCAACCCAATCGTCGATGTGACGCCGTCGGGATCGGTGAACCCGCAGAACGCTCTCAACCGTAAGATTTCGCAAATCAACGGTGGTGAAGTGGTCGATTACCCTTGGTTGCTGTCTTTCAATGCCTGCAAACTCCTTCCCACTCCTGTTCTCCAGACACTGCGCTTCAATGAAGATTTGCGCTCAGGTGAAGATGTCGTCTTTTGGGCGTCGTTGCTGGCATACCCACATTTGTCAGTTGCGCGTGTCAGCTCCGCAAACAGCGCCTACCGTCGTCTGCTCACGGAGCACTCAGTATCGAGGACAAACGAGTCTTTCGATTTCAATGTGACGCAACGGCTCGATGTCATTGCAGCTGTCCAGCGTCTGCAGCTTGGATCAGGTGTCCACGATGCCATTGCCTCACGTGTGGGGGCTCAGGCAAGTTTTATCCGCAATTATATTGCCTCACACCCGCAGGACATGGACCAGCTGGAGGAACAAATCGTGCAGGCCGGCGTCGTCCGTTTCCCGTGGGAGGAAATTCCACGCCCAGATGCGACGCAACTTGTGTTCTCCTACTGCTTCCCGCCTTTTGCTGATACAGCAGGCGTCATTGCAGCAAAAGTCGTGTCGCAACGTCGTCAATACTCTGACGTTATTGCCAACGATATGGGGACACGACGCCGGACAGACCATTCTCTTGACCTCCTGGCTTCGCGCTGGGTCAAGCGAGCATCATATCTTCCTACCCCAACGTCTTTTGGAAACTGGGATGAGATCGCTCAATTCGCTACCCAAGCCTGCCAGACAGCAGAGAGCTGGGCAGCCACAACTGCTTATGAATCCATGTATTCGCGTGCATTATGGCCGGGATCGCACCTGGCAGCAGCGCTCTTCAAACGCCGACATCCTGAGCTGAATTGGGTTGCAGAATTCTCCGATCCACTTCGGACGAATGCCGAAGGGCATACTCGCCCTGGTAATAGGGCCGGTGATGATGTGTCTGGGGAGATCATTGCCGGATCCCCCGAATTAGAGAGCGAAAATCTCCTCTTTGGTTTTATCGAACGCGTAGCATTTGAACTCGCAGATCGCATCATCGTGACGAATCCCCATCAGCTCTCATATATGCTTGCTCATTATTCTCCAGAGGAAGCGCAACGCTATCGAGCCAAGACGGAGATCCGTCCACATCCCGCGCCGAGCACAGCCTTATTCGACGCTGCACGGCCGTCGCTTAATCTTGATCCATCAGCAATCAATATTGGATATTTTGGCTCGGTGTATGCCAACCGAGGCTTTAGCGAAATTTTCGCCGCGCTTGGCAAATCCGATCCTCGGGTACATCTGCATATTTTCACAGGGACTTTTGACGCGCTTGAGACCGAAATTGAAAGCGCAGGACTGCGCGGTCGTGTTCATGCTCACCCCTACCTGCCCTACATTGAATTCCTTGGCGCGTGTCGCGAATTTGACGTTCTCCTCGTCACGGATGCGTGTGCAACAGAATCAATGGGAATTAACCCTTTCCTCCCGTCGAAATTCTCCGATTATCGGGCTTCCGGCACGCCGATCTGGGCAATCGTGGAGGAAGGTTCACCACTTGATCATCTCGGCACCGATTTCACTTCGTACCTACGCGACTCGCAGTCCACGCAGCAAGCGTTGAATGAGATTATTCAACGTCAGGTGAAATAA